GCTTCAAAGCATCCTCTTTAGCAGTCTCATTAGGGGCAAAGGCCGCAATAGAAGATAACAACTGACGAGAAACAGGTCCATTGATTTCCAGGTAGTATCGAACAACAGTGTCATAAGTAGTAGGTACAGGGAATCGTACTTTGGCAGTGGGATCAATGGCCTTGACATCAATCACCTCATTAGCAGACTCAGTCAGTCCGAAAATCGACAGGAATcgttcaacttcttcattaGAGTTTTGTGACCAGAAAGCAAGATGGTCTCCGGTAGTATAACGCAGACCCGATCCGCTGATATCCAGTTCTAAATGAATACAGTTACGAGAATCCGAATTAAACAGTTCAGTGGATTTAACCACTTTAGCAAGATATGGGTTCGACGCGGTAAATGGACCCTTGGCTGGTCCATTACCAGCAGAAAGATGGTTCTTATTAACctcaccaacaaaaacagaATCCGATTCAGCCACCTCGTCAATTAAAGGAGTCACTTTAAGAACTGGTTCATAGACAGCATCCTGTTCATCCAAGCCCTTGGCTTGTTTCCAATCAGCGAAAATATCGTCTTTCCATTCAAGATAATCCTCTTCCATAGTGCCATTGCCGTCATCACCCTCGCCATATCTACCAATTCTATTAGCACCAAGTTTCTGAAGAACTTTCTCCAAGTTTCTAGACACAGCATTGAAATGTTCATAAGTGTTATTACCAAGACCGAAAATCACATAATTCAAGTTTCTGAGAGGTTTCTCGTCGACAGACTCTCCATTCGAAAACGACACATCCTCACTAGTAATGAATTCGTAGAAAGCCACCGCGTTATCAGTAGGTTCACCTTCACCGTAACTGGCCATGACGAATCCAATAACCTTATCCTCAGGAAACTGGTCGAGATTCTCGAAATCATAGTCCTCGACATCGGCAGTCATAGTTTTCAGTCCGAATCTCGAAGAAGCCTCCTTTGCCAGACGAGAAGCATAATCTTCGGCCGTACCGGTCTGAGATCCGTAGAAAATGACTACACTCTTGTCATTCTTTTCCAGTTTATAGATAATACTGCGATCATTATCGCCTTCATCGCCGGCCGACGAGCCAAACCCGGCATTCGACCCCGATCCCGGGAAGTCCTCGCTCTCCACGGCCCACAAAGAGCCCTTGGTGAAATACGCCAGCGTTCCCAGCAAAATCACGCTCAAAACAATGATATCCAGCAAATCAACCGCCATCTTTGACTCTTATCTATCTTCTCCTGTTAGCACTCTCTTTTAATACCCAGGGGACCATTGCTGGCTGAAGCGGCAATTTTCCGgtggggggtgtgcctccggcggctggggctctgccccagaccccgtggctcctctcgcttcgctcgagtcgggcatgGGGGGTGCAAGAGCGCGGAGAATAGGCTGCTTCGCGGGTGTCCCGACATCCAAAACCCGTCATAAAACCTATTCGCCGAAAAAAAACAACCCCACCGCAATCCTGGCCCTGCCAGAACCCTCCAacagctcgcgaagcgagcacaaccagggtctggggcggagccccagccgccggaggcagaccccattCCCCAAAACGACCACGTCAGAAACTCACAAGTGAAAAGTGTACCCTGAAAAATCGGTGGTCGCGATTGTTTTCGTTTGTTCAGAAACCAGAGAACCAGTCAGTGGAGTTGGTCAGGTTCGAAAGTGGCAAAATTTCGActtctggtggtgttaGTGGTCGTGGTCGTGGTTTTCCAGTCACTCGTGTACGGGGATCGGTCTTAAGTTCACCCTGTGCGTCGAGCCAGTTAGGAATCTATCGCCAGTGGGTGTGTGAACTGCCAGCTCGCTCGCTCGGTCCGAATGATCTCGAACCCTAACCGGGCTGCTGCGATGTCGGCTCTGTTTCTCGCCCCTTCTGCCCCTCCTGCCGCCAGCCAGCACATCCCCCGCCCCCGCATTCTCCACATTCAGATCAAGTCAAAGTGGGATGATGAGATGGTGGGCGGCTCCCCGCAATTCCGTCTTCCCAGCTTCACTTGCCAAGGTCTCTTTACCCGTCGTGGCACCCATCCTGGGGGCTGGgggggggactgcctccggcggctggggctccgccccagaccctggttgctcctctcgctccgctcgagtcggaccGGCCGGTAGGAgaaaaaaactcctgcgaagcaggagcaaccagggtctggggcggagccccagccgccggaggcacaccccggTTTCCGCTTCTGTAGTACCCCTAGAGTATTGCGGGAGAGCTACCTGTCTTACCTTTTGTATTCTATTCCTTGTAACAATCGGTATctgcaaataaataatctcGTCAGCAGCGCTCTGTGCTCCTTATATCTGGCACCTGTCAGTCAATTGCCGGTTCGTTCGCTACGGACCTGGCCCCAACACCACCCGTTGTTGAGAGATGCTACTGGCCTGTCTGTCCCGCTCAACCAGGCACCTCGCATCCTACTTACCGTGCGCCGTATATCTCGTTAAGCTCGGTAACTGCTGCTCAGGGTCTGTGAAAGTTGCACATCACCTCACTTTCTACCACTCACGCTAAAATCAGCTGCTACAAAAATCGGTCGCGCCAAAACTACCACTATCAACCAACTCTCTTGGCGGCTCTAGACTGCTTATATACACACTTATCACGAACTGGCCTGCCCTGGGTGCCGCTGCAGCGAGTGCGGAATCAGTGCGGAACGGGAGTTTGGCAGGCtggggttctgcctccggcggctggggctccgccccagaccccgctgctcctctcgcttcgctcgagtcgggcgttggCCGGGCTGTAGAGCGGATAACGAGAGAGATGTGGCTTATTCGGCCGTTCCGTGCTTTGAGTTCCTGAGCTGGGACACTGTTGCGTATCTGCTATAGACTTTTAAAACCTGAATCTGCCGTAATTAAACTCCGAATATCCAttaaattatatatatattccCAGTTCCTACCACAGGCTGTATGTAGAGGGAGCATGAGTGCCTAGACAGTCTTACGACGCTGATGTCACCACACAGCTTGCCAAGCTTCCAAGCCCTCATCTTGGTTTATCTACGAACCTATTGCACAAGTCAACTTCTCAATTTATCATAAAATACCGATACCATTAAACTGTGATATTTTGTGACTGCTGATGTCTCGGGTACTACGCCCTGACCACCCCCCAAGTACCCCCTCATTGACCCCTCATGCCCCTCATGCATGCCACTACCCCTGATTTTGCTGAATATGTCTGACGCCCCAGAGGCGGAATTAAAACATCTCGACCGGTCCCACACTTCCCTCTATATTCAGTGCCAGCGAGTTAGTAATGGGGGGGGGTGTTTGTGCCTTCGGtggccgggctctgcccggacctggtggtgctcgcttcgcgagctgctgggacTGTggacgtaacgactcgagcgaagcgagaggagctgcggggtctggggcagagccccagccgccggaggcacaaatCACCTTGTACGAGAGCTGACCGCGGAAGAAACGACTTgagcgaagcaagaggagctacggggtctcgggcaaagccccagccgccggaggcagcaacCCTTCGGGTGGAAAGTGCCCGGAGccgtaacgactcgagcggagcgagaggagccacaggGTCTgaggcggagccccagtcaccggaggcagccgTTGGTGTCGTAAGTATAGTGGGAGAGAATTGGACCCCTATTTTTATCGCAGTGGACTGGGGTGCAGCTCCACTACCATTGCCAGGATAGACATTTACTGGAATCAGCGCTGTACAGCGAATTTGCTGTCTGTTTGTGGAAACAGACTTTTCGCCCCTGGATGATGCAGTTGCCACTCGATGGGCGAGGACGTTTCCGGTCGCAACTCCACTAGCGCTGCCAGTCATTGCCAGTTGAAGAACAGGGCGTAGTGCTTAGATAAGCggatctaataaataaacaaatagtCTATAAATTAGACTCAGAACTAACAACCGTCAACAAGCAGCAGTGACAGCTCAGGCGGCTGAGATCATCTCTCAGTGACTCACACTCAACTCACAGGGGGTCGcgttgtgcctccggcggctggggctccgccccagaccccgtggctcctctcgcttcgctcgagtcgatttcGCTGGGGTGCGATGGTTGCATGGTGCGGGTGGTGAGAGTGTGCATCCACGGGATTATAGGGTACATTGAGTCCGGTTCGGGTGGTCTTATCGGTCCGACCGCCGTTTATGAAGGGTGGTAAGCAGTGACGGTGGACACATGTTCCGGAGAGCGGTTCAATGATAGACCCGGCAGCACGAGCTCGAGCTCGAGCTCGAGCTCGTCGACATCGATGCAGTCTGCCCGTCAGAGatatgtttatttttggtttggattTTCATCTTACTGAATAAGGATTAATTAAGCTCAAACACAGCCGCTTCTTGTTAGAACCCTGTCCATCCTATTACAGCCCTCTTCAAGTAATAATTTACATCCAATTTAAAGAGTAAAAAATAGCAGCGACATGGCAAACCCCCACCTCCTTCATATCCCCTGAAAACCCCCAGAATGTCGACCATACCCCTCCCTCTCCTCGCGCCTCTCCCCTTAGGCCCCTCACCAATCCACTCCCACCCCTCCTGCCCCTCCCAtgccccaccaccccacgAACCCCGAACCTCCAAgaccgctcgcgaagcgagcacaaccagggtctggggcggagccccagccgccggaggcaaactCCGTCCCCAACGCAGTACCCCTTCGACCCGTTTGAGTCGATGAGGCCGCTATGTCATCGGGCTTAGCAGGCACGCCGGAGAGGCGTGGTTTAGTAAAAATAGTCAAATATCGACGATGCAGGATGCATTTGGGAGCAGCACCAGACGCAGCAGGTCGACCCAAACACTGCATGGTTTGtgcatataaatataaaaaaaactggCTGGACATTATAATAACAGAGCAGTGAGTCcctgaaaagaaaacaaaatattacAGACCAGTTGACAGGAGGCGGCATACCGAGACTGGTGGAGTAGTCC
The Sugiyamaella lignohabitans strain CBS 10342 chromosome A, complete sequence genome window above contains:
- the NCP1 gene encoding Ncp1p (NADP-cytochrome P450 reductase; involved in ergosterol biosynthesis; associated and coordinately regulated with Erg11p; GO_component: GO:0005783 - endoplasmic reticulum [Evidence IEA]; GO_component: GO:0005789 - endoplasmic reticulum membrane [Evidence IEA]; GO_component: GO:0016021 - integral component of membrane [Evidence IEA]; GO_component: GO:0043231 - intracellular membrane-bounded organelle [Evidence IEA,IEA]; GO_component: GO:0016020 - membrane [Evidence IEA]; GO_component: GO:0005741 - mitochondrial outer membrane [Evidence IEA,IEA]; GO_component: GO:0005741 - mitochondrial outer membrane [Evidence IDA] [PMID 16407407]; GO_component: GO:0005739 - mitochondrion [Evidence IEA]; GO_component: GO:0005739 - mitochondrion [Evidence IDA] [PMID 14576278]; GO_component: GO:0005739 - mitochondrion [Evidence IDA] [PMID 16823961]; GO_component: GO:0005886 - plasma membrane [Evidence IEA,IEA]; GO_function: GO:0010181 - FMN binding [Evidence IEA]; GO_function: GO:0003958 - NADPH-hemoprotein reductase activity [Evidence IEA,IEA]; GO_function: GO:0003958 - NADPH-hemoprotein reductase activity [Evidence IDA] [PMID 9087488]; GO_function: GO:0009055 - electron carrier activity [Evidence IDA] [PMID 11485306]; GO_function: GO:0005506 - iron ion binding [Evidence IEA]; GO_function: GO:0016491 - oxidoreductase activity [Evidence IEA,IEA]; GO_process: GO:0006696 - ergosterol biosynthetic process [Evidence IMP] [PMID 9468503]; GO_process: GO:0006629 - lipid metabolic process [Evidence IEA]; GO_process: GO:0055114 - oxidation-reduction process [Evidence IEA,IEA]; GO_process: GO:0006694 - steroid biosynthetic process [Evidence IEA]; GO_process: GO:0008202 - steroid metabolic process [Evidence IEA]; GO_process: GO:0016126 - sterol biosynthetic process [Evidence IEA]) yields the protein MAVDLLDIIVLSVILLGTLAYFTKGSLWAVESEDFPGSGSNAGFGSSAGDEGDNDRSIIYKLEKNDKSVVIFYGSQTGTAEDYASRLAKEASSRFGLKTMTADVEDYDFENLDQFPEDKVIGFVMASYGEGEPTDNAVAFYEFITSEDVSFSNGESVDEKPLRNLNYVIFGLGNNTYEHFNAVSRNLEKVLQKLGANRIGRYGEGDDGNGTMEEDYLEWKDDIFADWKQAKGLDEQDAVYEPVLKVTPLIDEVAESDSVFVGEVNKNHLSAGNGPAKGPFTASNPYLAKVVKSTELFNSDSRNCIHLELDISGSGLRYTTGDHLAFWSQNSNEEVERFLSIFGLTESANEVIDVKAIDPTAKVRFPVPTTYDTVVRYYLEINGPVSRQLLSSIAAFAPNETAKEDALKLGSNKELFHSSVTQHYLNTARLLAQISRGAVWDKVPFAFLIESLQHLQPRYYSISSSSLVNKDLISITAAVESIQPEGSDHVLKGVATNYIFDLKKSFNKEISTKDAKYNIAGPRGKYITETATTVPIHVRHSNFKLPSSPQKPIIMIGPGTGVAPFRGFIHERAAQAAKGTPVGKSLLFFGCRNRTEDNIYADEWVKYTHEPENKNGPFNETNFLQVETAFSRESAQKVYVQHLLEQKAAYIDELLKQGAFVYVCGDAQRMARDVQSALARIISSQRNISLEKGEETVKAMKAQNIYQEDVW